A genome region from Myxocyprinus asiaticus isolate MX2 ecotype Aquarium Trade chromosome 12, UBuf_Myxa_2, whole genome shotgun sequence includes the following:
- the LOC127448967 gene encoding uncharacterized protein LOC127448967 isoform X1 — protein sequence MPGVPVQGPPLRPVLVPSCLHEDHRGSPCPAKGSGHPHPQLSQRLANPSSLSRVAVRTKGPRVLAPQPTGALGQLGKEQALPGSEHVSMTARLTNNSAQSVLNCMKAFKQRTAVPLKLFQRLMGHMASLTAATPLVDAYETASALASDLSPEMGMAPRDTSRDHHADLSPPLQPLDRPCISTGRGSPRAGLQSRRGYNRRLQDGLGRRMQRAYSRRLLDWPAAVLAHQLPRVVGSAARPAEVLAVDPGQVRVGLVGQHSDGSVHQPSRRSMLPLHVTTHPLSPPLESAAPQVATSHSHPGRPQHRSGRAVMRSRVETPPSGGPADLESIQSSTGRPVCFPGILPLPSLVHPD from the coding sequence atgccaggcgtaccagtacaaggtcctccccttcggcctgtccttgtcccctcatgtcttcacgaagatcacagaggcagcccatgccctgctaagggaagtgggcatccgcatcctcaactatctcaacgactggctaatcctagctcactctcgagagttgctgtgcgcacaaaGGGACCTCGTgttctggcacctcagccgactggggctttgggtcaactgggaaaagagcaagctctcccaggTTCAGAGCATGTCtcaatgacagcacgcctcacgaacaatagtgcacagtcagtgctgaactgcatgaaggcattcaaacagaggacagcggttccactgaaactttttcagaggctcatggggcatatggcatccttaacGGCGGCCACACctctggttgatgcatatgagaccgcttcagcactggcttcagacttgagtcccgagatgggcatggcgccacgggacacatcgcgtgaccatcacgctgatctgtcaccacctcttcagcccttggaccgaccttgcatttctacaggcaggggttcccctagagcaggtctccagtcgcgtcgtggttacaacagacgcctccaagatgggctggggcgccggatGCAACGGGCatacagccgccggctcctggactggcctgcggctgtgttggcacatcaactgcctagagttgttggcagtgctgctcgccctgcggaggttctggccgttgatccagggcaagtacgtgTTGGTCTggtcggacaacacagcgacggtagtgtacatcaaccgtcaaggcggtctatgctcccgttgcatgtcacaactcacccgctatctcctcctctggagtcagcagcgcctcaagtcgctacgagccactcacatcccgggcgacctcaacaccgcagcggacgcgctgtcatgcgctccagagtggagactccaccctcaggtggtccagctgatttggaatcgattcagtcgagcacaggtagacctgtttgcttcccaggaatcctcccactgccctctttggtacaccctgactga